From Streptomyces griseorubiginosus, one genomic window encodes:
- a CDS encoding DUF1963 domain-containing protein has product MLRGSRPCLHLVSFRSLTPAQQEGARPAARTGGLPALPHGVDWPDGREPLVLTVDCAALSREALDIELPRGGSLLFFTEIEYAPQSPVVLHIPTGARTTERSAAYELEGEPVQARVYQPDVLYPVPGLTPAPDWRDAPAAGAFLDGGADRDDILDAFEDAARTAAAGGASHGVAVQLGGFSSPWQSAPDEGDLVLLAQIHGQSIDLDVYTQTLIVGSREDIAKCRYEALEFEQQV; this is encoded by the coding sequence ATGCTCCGCGGTTCTCGGCCGTGTCTGCACCTGGTCTCCTTCCGGAGTCTGACGCCTGCCCAGCAGGAAGGGGCCCGTCCGGCCGCGCGCACAGGAGGTCTTCCCGCCCTGCCTCACGGCGTGGACTGGCCCGACGGACGCGAACCGCTGGTCCTGACTGTCGACTGCGCGGCTCTTTCTCGTGAGGCCCTGGACATCGAACTGCCGCGCGGGGGAAGCCTGCTGTTCTTCACCGAGATCGAGTACGCGCCGCAGTCACCGGTGGTGCTCCACATTCCCACCGGTGCGCGGACCACGGAACGCTCGGCGGCGTATGAACTCGAGGGCGAGCCGGTACAGGCCAGGGTCTATCAGCCGGACGTCCTGTACCCGGTGCCGGGACTGACGCCGGCGCCCGATTGGCGCGACGCCCCCGCGGCCGGCGCGTTCCTGGACGGCGGCGCGGACCGGGATGACATCCTGGACGCTTTCGAGGACGCCGCGCGGACAGCGGCAGCGGGCGGCGCCTCGCACGGAGTCGCCGTCCAGCTGGGCGGTTTCTCCAGCCCTTGGCAGTCGGCGCCGGACGAGGGCGATCTGGTTCTCCTGGCACAGATACACGGTCAGTCGATCGACCTCGACGTCTACACCCAGACACTGATCGTCGGCTCCCGGGAGGACATCGCCAAGTGCCGGTACGAAGCCCTGGAGTTCGAGCAACAGGTCTGA
- the tap gene encoding telomere-associated protein Tap gives MASEEELFASVDALLNEEPHLPPPAERARLREAAGITQARLATALKTTTQSVKNWENGRSEPKSPRLDAYQRLLNGWAAKYPAPGAAPAVSAVATAPAASAEPAASEAARADAPQPVDVSGAGPARPATRSAATSRRPASARPAADPRFPHGPLAVLDGDGCAYGLDGIVLDCPAASVVELVEWTLRASGLGAPRLHRNGKDSDPLIVLTAAAAVKLGLPERLEGHEQRRSLRLPEDHPVVQQVVKAKWRLTQRGFGPWARIYRKIQGRERQCVQLAVLSWGALDERSWPGVAEMEPADVARVLGVYAQRVITPRGSTAVSGLELMTALRPPTRAVQDPQTGNWVPGHNPGSLGTEPLDPAPPEATPEHPVVVDSGWSGGFLNEEAYQWVRDVSLLSDEECTLPYAVGLDLNTAFLAAAARLVVGLSAPDHFVGPVFNPKIPGSWLVDLSHVEVDPRLPSPFTPDGTRPTGPAWYQTHTVAYAQELGYNVTPLEGYLRRETGAYLDPWHDRLKAAYVDTLADLGVTKELTDVEFLAAMERHKDADPAMAAVLAAIKATVKGGIGKLRERPQGRKYKEGERWPALERPTWRPDIRAAVISKARINMHRKLRNMATMTGLYPLAVLSDCVVYPSPGDSPLAFLPYAASGKPQPGGFRLGPTPGLAKLEGVQSMLWAVDLMEQGYNPARHIKGGDAVLDEGE, from the coding sequence ATGGCATCTGAGGAAGAGCTGTTCGCGTCCGTCGACGCTCTGCTGAACGAGGAGCCGCACCTGCCGCCACCGGCGGAGCGTGCCCGGCTGCGGGAGGCCGCCGGAATCACCCAGGCCCGTCTCGCCACCGCGCTGAAGACCACGACCCAGTCGGTGAAGAACTGGGAGAACGGCCGCAGCGAGCCGAAGTCACCGCGCCTGGACGCCTACCAGCGGCTGCTGAACGGGTGGGCGGCGAAGTACCCCGCCCCCGGTGCAGCCCCGGCGGTCTCGGCTGTCGCGACAGCACCGGCGGCGTCTGCTGAACCGGCCGCGTCCGAGGCGGCGAGGGCAGACGCCCCGCAGCCTGTCGACGTTTCAGGTGCGGGGCCGGCGCGTCCCGCCACCCGGTCCGCCGCGACGTCGCGGCGCCCGGCCTCTGCGAGGCCTGCAGCCGATCCGCGGTTCCCGCACGGGCCGCTCGCCGTACTGGACGGTGACGGCTGCGCGTACGGCCTGGACGGCATCGTGCTCGACTGCCCCGCGGCAAGCGTGGTGGAGCTGGTGGAGTGGACGCTGCGCGCCTCCGGGCTCGGTGCGCCGCGTCTGCACCGCAACGGCAAGGACAGCGACCCGCTGATCGTGCTCACCGCGGCGGCTGCCGTGAAGCTCGGGCTTCCGGAGCGTCTGGAGGGGCATGAGCAGCGGCGCTCCCTTCGGCTGCCGGAGGATCATCCGGTGGTCCAGCAGGTGGTGAAGGCGAAGTGGCGGCTCACCCAGCGCGGGTTCGGCCCGTGGGCAAGGATCTACCGCAAAATTCAGGGGCGTGAGCGGCAGTGTGTGCAGCTCGCGGTCCTGTCGTGGGGCGCCCTCGATGAGCGGTCCTGGCCCGGGGTGGCGGAGATGGAGCCGGCCGACGTCGCGCGCGTCCTGGGTGTGTACGCGCAGCGGGTCATCACCCCGCGCGGCTCGACGGCCGTGTCCGGGCTGGAGCTGATGACCGCGCTGCGCCCGCCCACCCGGGCGGTGCAGGACCCGCAGACGGGGAACTGGGTGCCCGGCCACAACCCCGGCTCGCTGGGCACGGAGCCGCTGGATCCGGCGCCGCCGGAGGCCACCCCCGAGCACCCCGTGGTCGTCGACAGCGGCTGGAGCGGCGGGTTCCTGAACGAGGAGGCGTATCAGTGGGTGCGCGACGTCAGCCTGCTGAGCGATGAGGAGTGCACTTTGCCGTACGCGGTGGGCCTGGACCTGAATACCGCGTTCCTCGCCGCCGCGGCCCGTCTGGTGGTCGGCCTGTCCGCGCCCGACCACTTCGTTGGCCCGGTGTTCAACCCGAAGATCCCCGGCTCCTGGCTGGTCGACCTGTCCCACGTCGAGGTCGACCCGCGGCTGCCCTCCCCGTTCACCCCGGACGGCACCCGGCCGACCGGGCCTGCCTGGTACCAGACCCACACCGTCGCCTACGCCCAGGAACTCGGCTACAACGTCACCCCGTTGGAGGGGTACCTGCGGCGCGAGACCGGCGCCTACCTGGACCCCTGGCACGACCGCCTCAAGGCCGCCTACGTCGACACCCTCGCCGACCTCGGCGTCACCAAGGAGCTCACGGACGTGGAGTTTCTGGCGGCGATGGAGCGGCACAAGGACGCCGACCCGGCCATGGCGGCCGTCCTGGCTGCGATCAAGGCCACAGTGAAGGGCGGCATCGGCAAGCTCCGCGAACGCCCCCAGGGCAGGAAGTACAAGGAGGGCGAACGGTGGCCGGCCCTTGAGCGGCCGACCTGGCGACCCGACATCCGCGCCGCCGTCATCTCCAAGGCCCGCATCAACATGCACCGCAAACTGCGCAACATGGCCACCATGACCGGCCTGTATCCGCTGGCCGTACTCTCCGACTGCGTCGTCTACCCCTCCCCCGGCGACAGCCCGCTCGCCTTCCTGCCGTATGCCGCCTCCGGCAAGCCCCAGCCCGGCGGCTTCCGCCTCGGGCCCACCCCGGGCCTGGCGAAGCTGGAGGGCGTGCAGTCGATGCTGTGGGCGGTCGACCTCATGGAGCAGGGCTACAACCCCGCCCGCCACATCAAGGGCGGCGACGCCGTCCTGGACGAAGGAGAGTAG
- a CDS encoding response regulator transcription factor: MTRILIVDDQDDIRAGIRAMLRLDPGLVVAGDLSDGLQVVPFLRDHPVDLVLMDIRMPGIDGVEATRRIREEHPPEKTRVIVLTTFDQDDIVLAALRAGANGFLSKTVSPAELVAGITEVVGGGGALSAAATAALIGHMSDSPPPVIDRELLRRFDALTPRERDVVVLVASGLGNDEIAALMSVSPFTVKTHAVRAMTKVGARDRAQLVSYTFRAGLYP; this comes from the coding sequence ATGACGCGGATTCTGATCGTCGACGACCAGGACGACATCAGGGCCGGGATCCGGGCGATGCTTCGGCTCGACCCGGGTCTCGTTGTCGCGGGTGATCTCTCCGACGGGCTTCAGGTCGTCCCCTTCCTCCGGGACCACCCCGTCGACCTGGTCCTGATGGACATCCGGATGCCCGGCATCGACGGCGTCGAAGCCACCCGCCGGATCCGCGAGGAGCACCCGCCCGAGAAGACCCGAGTGATCGTGCTGACCACATTCGACCAGGACGACATCGTTCTCGCCGCCCTGCGCGCGGGCGCCAACGGATTCCTGAGCAAGACCGTGAGCCCCGCTGAACTCGTCGCCGGAATCACCGAGGTCGTCGGTGGTGGCGGTGCGCTGTCCGCCGCCGCGACGGCCGCACTCATCGGTCACATGAGCGACAGTCCGCCCCCGGTGATCGACCGGGAACTGCTGCGACGCTTCGACGCCCTGACCCCCAGGGAGCGGGATGTGGTCGTTCTCGTGGCAAGCGGACTCGGCAACGACGAGATCGCCGCCCTGATGTCCGTGTCGCCGTTCACCGTGAAGACGCATGCGGTGCGGGCCATGACAAAGGTCGGCGCACGTGATCGAGCACAACTCGTCTCGTACACCTTCCGGGCCGGCCTCTACCCCTGA
- a CDS encoding sensor histidine kinase has translation MAKAHNSQDGPAAPLWVRRPEVLHRVAYSVAALVFTGQIVAVILRGSDWPTALSVLLAGSGVALSWWKPWAGLVVTSAASFAVTAVGHDPLSVWMMAVLVLFSATLRGKQPLAATGIVAAFFLGAFMTVGGFRGGAVVGAAALFSAMAGGATGAALRIHRDHWWTLEERAESAIATREMEATRRVTEERLRIARDLHDVIGHQVAMLSLHLGAAEIGLPDDAESCRQALVSARSSARTVVVETQRILALLRLGDDAGGDEALRPTPALSGLEGLVASFESVGLDIRASIDLPAGFVEPSVGVTVYRVVQEALTNAYRHGEGTATVEVRERDGRICVTVENRVGHSPRGSDSGSGLGLVGMRERVESSSGRLMIDSHDGRFRVHAQFSPLGAVVR, from the coding sequence ATGGCCAAGGCTCACAACAGTCAGGACGGGCCCGCGGCACCGCTGTGGGTCCGCCGTCCCGAGGTGCTGCACCGAGTCGCCTATTCAGTGGCCGCGCTGGTGTTCACCGGTCAGATCGTGGCCGTGATACTGAGAGGCTCGGACTGGCCGACAGCCCTCTCCGTGCTCCTCGCCGGCAGCGGTGTCGCCCTCTCATGGTGGAAGCCGTGGGCAGGACTGGTCGTGACGAGCGCGGCGTCCTTCGCCGTCACAGCGGTGGGCCACGACCCCCTGTCGGTGTGGATGATGGCGGTGCTCGTCCTGTTCTCGGCCACCCTCAGGGGGAAGCAGCCGCTGGCCGCGACCGGCATCGTGGCGGCGTTCTTCCTGGGAGCGTTCATGACGGTGGGCGGTTTCCGTGGCGGCGCGGTCGTGGGAGCCGCCGCCCTCTTCTCAGCCATGGCTGGAGGGGCGACAGGGGCCGCGCTCCGCATCCACCGAGACCACTGGTGGACTCTGGAGGAACGGGCCGAAAGCGCCATCGCCACCCGCGAGATGGAAGCCACCCGACGAGTGACCGAAGAACGGCTGCGCATCGCCCGGGACCTCCACGACGTCATCGGCCACCAGGTCGCGATGCTGAGCCTGCATCTCGGTGCCGCGGAAATCGGACTGCCCGACGACGCCGAGTCCTGCCGGCAGGCCCTCGTATCGGCCCGGTCCAGCGCCCGCACCGTCGTCGTCGAGACGCAACGCATCCTCGCGCTCCTCCGCCTCGGGGACGACGCCGGTGGCGACGAGGCGCTCCGGCCGACCCCGGCGCTCAGCGGTCTGGAAGGACTTGTCGCCTCCTTCGAAAGCGTCGGCCTGGACATCCGGGCCTCCATCGATCTCCCCGCCGGTTTCGTCGAGCCCAGCGTCGGTGTGACGGTCTACCGGGTCGTGCAGGAAGCACTCACGAATGCCTACCGGCACGGAGAGGGGACGGCAACGGTGGAGGTGCGCGAGCGCGACGGCAGGATCTGCGTCACCGTGGAGAACCGCGTCGGTCATTCACCCCGCGGCTCCGACTCGGGCAGCGGACTCGGACTCGTGGGGATGCGCGAACGCGTCGAGTCCTCCAGCGGGCGGCTGATGATCGACAGTCACGACGGGCGATTCCGGGTCCATGCGCAGTTCAGCCCCCTGGGAGCCGTCGTCCGATGA
- a CDS encoding deoxyxylulose-5-phosphate synthase, which produces MAHAKTSYVCLSCRVSCKQPYDRTRQRLCPRCAEPMIHAGSAFAAPRQRDVAAWRALTVLFNAGVGFHKSCCGGPGYRPRTLREVRERLTHARRSGEPVAKALTRRDVP; this is translated from the coding sequence ATGGCCCATGCGAAGACCTCGTACGTCTGCCTGTCCTGCCGGGTCTCCTGCAAGCAGCCGTACGACAGAACGAGGCAGCGCCTCTGCCCGCGCTGCGCGGAGCCGATGATCCATGCCGGTTCGGCGTTCGCCGCGCCCCGGCAGCGAGACGTCGCCGCGTGGCGAGCCCTCACGGTCCTGTTCAACGCAGGTGTGGGCTTCCACAAGAGTTGCTGCGGTGGACCCGGGTACCGCCCTCGAACCCTGCGCGAGGTGCGTGAACGGTTGACGCATGCACGGCGTAGTGGCGAGCCGGTTGCGAAGGCACTCACTCGACGGGATGTTCCCTGA
- the tpg gene encoding telomere-protecting terminal protein Tpg — translation MAGEIDDAIERADREAFTRQPPKTLKGQIGYLIRQLGSAKAVAREIGVTADSVNRYRRGARKHARPDIAARIEDAVRKRWQPQVRRRRQKQAATTTGITVETRARFGYTAPVGTTDDGRFRRLTVHLPPAYAQRLFDARHTGAGDQQMRQIIAEGLKEIYFQDSGSRAQGLSDVTLNDIDYLDLDY, via the coding sequence GTGGCCGGAGAGATCGACGACGCCATCGAACGCGCCGACCGGGAAGCGTTCACCCGCCAGCCGCCGAAAACCCTCAAAGGGCAGATCGGCTACCTGATCCGGCAGCTGGGCAGCGCCAAGGCCGTCGCCCGCGAGATCGGCGTCACCGCCGACTCCGTCAACCGCTACCGGCGCGGCGCCCGCAAACACGCCCGCCCCGACATCGCCGCCAGGATCGAGGACGCCGTACGCAAGCGGTGGCAGCCCCAGGTCCGCAGACGCCGGCAGAAACAGGCCGCCACCACGACCGGGATCACCGTCGAGACACGGGCCCGCTTCGGGTACACCGCACCCGTCGGGACCACCGACGACGGACGCTTCCGCCGCCTGACCGTCCACCTCCCCCCGGCGTACGCGCAGCGCCTGTTCGACGCCCGCCACACCGGGGCCGGCGACCAGCAGATGCGCCAGATCATCGCCGAAGGACTCAAAGAGATCTACTTCCAGGACAGCGGCAGCCGCGCCCAAGGCCTCTCCGACGTCACCCTCAACGACATCGACTACCTCGACCTCGACTACTGA
- a CDS encoding DUF308 domain-containing protein, translating into MTQTTVTSAASTTAATTPSGLRSLHLIRVVFSLIWVALVFTTSASLVSTDRPTVIAAVLLIVYPLWDAIATLIERRLAGTGSTNRVSTINMALGLATTLAMIIAVFSTIGTALLVFGVWALFAGAIQLVVAIRRRRTVGAQWPMVISGGQSVLAGATVAAMSASATSSLSTLAGYSAFGAFWFLVSVIALSMRSRREKR; encoded by the coding sequence ATGACCCAGACCACCGTCACTTCGGCAGCTTCGACGACGGCCGCGACGACGCCCTCCGGGCTCCGATCGCTCCACCTGATCCGAGTCGTCTTCTCCCTGATCTGGGTGGCACTGGTCTTCACGACCTCCGCCTCGCTCGTCTCGACGGACAGGCCCACAGTGATCGCGGCCGTGCTGCTCATCGTCTACCCCCTGTGGGACGCCATCGCCACGCTCATCGAGCGTCGCCTGGCCGGCACCGGCTCCACGAACCGCGTCAGCACCATCAACATGGCTCTCGGTCTCGCCACCACCCTCGCAATGATCATCGCTGTCTTCTCCACCATCGGTACGGCCCTTCTCGTGTTCGGCGTCTGGGCCCTGTTTGCTGGAGCGATCCAGCTTGTCGTAGCGATCCGACGCCGGCGCACCGTCGGCGCCCAGTGGCCCATGGTCATCAGCGGCGGACAGTCCGTCCTCGCCGGTGCCACCGTCGCTGCCATGTCCGCCTCGGCGACGAGCAGCCTGTCCACCCTCGCCGGATACTCGGCCTTCGGTGCCTTCTGGTTCCTTGTCTCTGTCATCGCCCTGAGCATGCGCAGCCGACGCGAAAAGCGTTGA
- a CDS encoding glycoside hydrolase family 64 protein, with the protein MAPMVAAALLGAVLTVLTPTSATAAVPATIPLKLTNNSGRGDAVYVYTLGTLLSTGQQGWADASGTFHAWPAGGNPPAPAPDASIAGPASGQTKTIRIPKFSGRIYFSYGHKLVFKLTTGGLVQPAVQNPSDPNRNIFFNWSEYTLNDSGLWINSTQVDMFSAPYAVGVQRADGSTLSTGHLKPGGYNGFYNSLRSQAGGWANLIQTRSDGTVLRALSPTYGLETGALPASVMDDYINRVWQKYTTTNLTVTPFTDQPNTKYFGRVSGNVMNFTNSSGAVVTSFHKPDAASVFGCYRNLDAPNDQVRGPISRTLCAGFNRSTLLVNPNQPDTATANFYLDSVTNQYAKKIHAQMADGKAYAFAFDDVGNQESLVHDGNPQQAYLTLDPLN; encoded by the coding sequence ATGGCGCCCATGGTGGCGGCCGCGCTGCTCGGCGCCGTCCTCACGGTCCTCACACCGACTTCCGCCACCGCGGCGGTGCCCGCGACGATCCCCCTGAAGCTCACCAACAACTCCGGCCGCGGCGACGCGGTCTACGTCTACACCTTGGGCACTTTGCTGAGTACGGGGCAGCAGGGCTGGGCGGACGCGAGCGGCACGTTCCACGCCTGGCCGGCCGGCGGCAATCCGCCGGCGCCGGCGCCCGACGCGTCCATCGCGGGGCCGGCGAGCGGCCAGACCAAGACCATCCGGATACCGAAGTTCTCCGGCCGGATCTACTTCTCCTACGGCCACAAGCTCGTCTTCAAGCTGACCACGGGCGGCCTGGTGCAGCCCGCGGTCCAGAACCCGTCCGACCCGAACCGCAACATCTTCTTCAACTGGTCCGAGTACACCCTCAACGACTCCGGCCTGTGGATCAACAGCACCCAGGTGGACATGTTCTCCGCGCCCTACGCGGTCGGCGTGCAGCGCGCGGACGGGAGCACGCTCTCCACCGGCCACCTCAAGCCGGGCGGCTACAACGGGTTCTACAACTCGCTGCGCAGCCAGGCGGGTGGCTGGGCGAACCTGATCCAGACCCGCTCCGACGGCACCGTCCTGCGTGCGCTCTCGCCCACCTACGGGCTGGAGACGGGAGCGCTGCCCGCGTCCGTGATGGACGACTACATCAACCGCGTATGGCAGAAGTACACGACGACCAACCTGACGGTCACCCCCTTCACCGACCAGCCGAACACCAAGTACTTCGGCCGGGTGTCGGGCAACGTCATGAACTTCACGAACAGTTCAGGGGCCGTCGTGACCAGCTTCCACAAGCCGGACGCGGCCAGCGTCTTCGGCTGCTACCGAAACCTCGACGCGCCCAACGACCAGGTGCGCGGCCCCATTTCACGCACTCTGTGCGCGGGCTTCAACCGCTCCACCCTCCTGGTCAACCCCAACCAGCCGGACACCGCAACCGCGAACTTCTATCTTGACTCGGTGACCAACCAGTATGCGAAGAAGATCCATGCGCAGATGGCGGACGGCAAGGCCTACGCCTTCGCCTTCGACGACGTCGGCAATCAGGAGTCCCTCGTCCACGACGGCAACCCGCAACAGGCTTACCTGACACTGGACCCCCTCAACTGA